In a single window of the Deinococcus yavapaiensis KR-236 genome:
- a CDS encoding ABC transporter permease produces MSSASSMTPILFAEIARRSVRRHFAYRAAAVAGLVTNVFFGLLRASVLLALLGDRGSVDGLDAKALVTYTGLTQAMITYLSIFGWYDLMNTVSRGEVASDLLRPVSFLGFWLAQDVGRAVAGLVLRGATLMAIYALLFDIFVPTDLRAWAALLLSLGLALLVSFGFRFLVNLAAFWSPDARGIGRFAFTLGMFLSGFLMPLRFFPEWLQTAAKFTPFPSMLNTPVEVYLGVLKGRDLTLALLTQALWAAALLLLARLVLSRATRKLVLQGG; encoded by the coding sequence ATGTCAAGCGCCTCCTCCATGACGCCGATCCTCTTCGCCGAAATCGCTCGGCGCTCGGTGAGACGGCACTTCGCGTATCGTGCGGCCGCCGTCGCGGGGCTCGTCACGAACGTGTTCTTCGGTTTGCTGCGGGCGTCCGTGCTGCTCGCCTTGCTGGGCGACCGAGGCAGCGTGGACGGCCTCGACGCCAAAGCGCTCGTTACCTACACGGGGCTCACGCAAGCGATGATCACGTACCTCTCGATCTTCGGATGGTACGACCTCATGAACACGGTGTCGCGCGGCGAGGTCGCCTCGGACCTTCTGCGGCCCGTGAGCTTCCTCGGCTTCTGGCTCGCGCAGGACGTCGGGCGGGCCGTCGCGGGCCTCGTGTTGCGCGGCGCGACCCTCATGGCGATTTATGCCTTGCTGTTCGATATTTTCGTGCCGACCGACCTTCGCGCGTGGGCGGCCTTGCTGTTGTCGCTGGGCCTTGCCTTGCTGGTGTCCTTCGGCTTTCGCTTTCTCGTGAACCTCGCCGCGTTCTGGTCGCCGGACGCGCGCGGCATCGGACGCTTCGCGTTCACGCTCGGCATGTTCTTGTCGGGCTTTCTGATGCCGCTTCGCTTTTTTCCCGAGTGGTTGCAGACGGCGGCGAAGTTCACGCCCTTTCCGTCGATGTTGAACACGCCCGTCGAAGTCTACCTCGGCGTGCTGAAGGGCCGCGACCTGACGCTCGCGTTGCTCACCCAAGCCCTGTGGGCGGCCGCCTTGCTGCTGCTCGCCCGCCTCGTTTTATCTCGAGCGACTCGCAAGCTCGTTTTGCAAGGAGGTTGA
- a CDS encoding YkvA family protein: MIAKLKTAARLLKRDVLALSIAARDPRTPAHAKLFALFVVAYALSPIDLIPDFIPVLGYLDDVILVPLGLWLALRMIPGDVMTDARAKAATMTRRGKSVVGALIVVLLWGVLVAVAWWAWSNHAKSPSAIVPIHTSGAVT, encoded by the coding sequence ATGATCGCCAAGCTCAAGACCGCCGCGCGCCTCTTGAAGCGAGACGTCCTCGCCTTGTCCATCGCGGCGCGCGATCCGCGCACGCCCGCGCATGCCAAGCTGTTCGCCCTCTTCGTCGTCGCGTACGCCCTGAGCCCCATCGACCTCATTCCCGACTTCATCCCCGTGCTGGGGTATCTCGACGACGTCATCCTCGTGCCGCTCGGCCTCTGGTTGGCGTTGCGCATGATTCCGGGCGACGTCATGACCGACGCCCGAGCGAAGGCCGCGACCATGACACGGCGCGGCAAGAGCGTCGTCGGGGCCTTGATCGTCGTGCTGCTTTGGGGCGTGCTCGTTGCCGTGGCGTGGTGGGCTTGGTCGAACCACGCCAAGTCGCCGTCTGCCATTGTGCCTATACACACAAGTGGGGCCGTGACGTAG
- a CDS encoding monothiol bacilliredoxin BrxC family protein: MAQLIPLTTPEEVDSFLTEHPTSAIFKAGTCHKTMQGFSVLETFLKRYELPVGFIRVVDWRPASNHVAQRTSIVHHSPQFILFKNGENVFDVDNWDITPEALAPAFEAHVPPLDAEAGGVATNVEPYKLLMRRYLNGELSDWQFQDTYITMFRDDASLRSKHEFELLSRLFGDPDAYHGGLHQLGAPQARGDLKERVADLMAQL; the protein is encoded by the coding sequence ATGGCTCAGCTGATTCCCCTTACGACGCCCGAAGAAGTCGATTCCTTTCTCACCGAACACCCGACGAGCGCGATCTTCAAGGCGGGCACGTGCCACAAGACGATGCAGGGATTCAGCGTCTTGGAAACGTTCCTGAAGCGCTACGAACTTCCCGTCGGCTTCATTCGCGTCGTCGACTGGCGTCCGGCGAGCAACCACGTCGCGCAGCGAACGAGCATCGTTCACCACTCGCCGCAGTTCATCCTCTTCAAGAACGGCGAGAACGTGTTCGACGTGGACAACTGGGACATCACGCCCGAAGCGCTCGCGCCGGCGTTCGAGGCGCACGTGCCGCCTCTCGACGCGGAGGCGGGCGGCGTCGCGACGAACGTCGAGCCGTACAAGCTCCTCATGCGCCGCTATCTGAACGGCGAACTCAGCGATTGGCAATTCCAGGACACGTACATCACGATGTTCCGCGACGACGCGAGCTTGCGTTCGAAGCACGAGTTCGAGTTGCTCAGCCGCTTGTTCGGCGATCCGGACGCTTACCACGGCGGGCTGCATCAGCTTGGCGCGCCGCAAGCGCGCGGAGACTTGAAGGAGCGGGTGGCGGATCTGATGGCGCAGCTTTGA
- a CDS encoding ABC transporter permease, translated as MRHAWSTYRRLIGAQVRSQLQYRVSFALDVLSTMMFTATEFGAFALVLNRFGSVGGWSLGEVAFLYGLVEISFASMDMLFGGFDAPSFGQQIRKGTLDQLLLRPVSLTLQVFGSDFALRRLGRVASGVVVFGFALALSPIDWTLFKVLYLPLVALGMILFFGGVFVIGGTLTFWTVEGTEAVNVLTYGGSNLIVYPMSIYEEWLRRLFTFVIPAAFLNYYPALYFLDKPDPFGLPEFASFVAPLAGGLVFLAALLFWRFGLKHYQSTGT; from the coding sequence GTGCGGCACGCCTGGTCCACGTACCGTCGCCTGATCGGCGCCCAAGTGCGCTCCCAGTTGCAGTACCGCGTGTCGTTCGCGCTCGACGTGCTGTCCACGATGATGTTCACGGCGACGGAATTCGGAGCGTTCGCGCTCGTTCTCAACCGCTTCGGAAGCGTCGGCGGCTGGTCGCTCGGCGAGGTGGCGTTTCTGTACGGCCTCGTCGAGATCTCCTTCGCCTCCATGGACATGCTGTTCGGCGGATTCGACGCGCCCTCGTTCGGGCAGCAGATTCGCAAAGGCACCTTGGATCAACTGCTGCTGCGGCCCGTGAGCCTCACGCTGCAAGTGTTCGGCTCGGATTTCGCGTTGCGCCGACTCGGCCGCGTCGCGTCGGGCGTCGTGGTGTTCGGCTTCGCGCTCGCCCTCTCGCCGATCGATTGGACGCTATTCAAAGTCTTGTACCTGCCGCTCGTCGCCCTCGGGATGATTCTCTTCTTCGGAGGGGTGTTCGTCATCGGGGGCACGCTGACCTTCTGGACGGTGGAGGGCACGGAAGCCGTGAACGTCCTGACGTACGGCGGCAGCAACCTCATCGTGTACCCCATGAGCATCTACGAGGAGTGGTTGCGCCGACTGTTCACCTTCGTGATTCCGGCGGCCTTCTTGAACTACTATCCCGCCTTGTATTTTCTCGACAAGCCCGATCCGTTCGGCCTGCCCGAATTCGCGTCCTTCGTCGCACCCCTCGCGGGCGGCCTCGTCTTCCTCGCCGCCCTACTGTTTTGGAGGTTCGGTTTGAAGCACTATCAAAGCACGGGAACTTGA
- a CDS encoding HAMP domain-containing protein: MKYTVVLARSVPIDLRVELADRLTNQFGLPAEQSQKLVSRKAGRLLKPTTKGRAEKLLGVYQALNLPVTLEEVADDDVTSTAATSFPTMPAPSAPSASIASASSAAVFAPAASAVVAEPVTTADVMPPAAIALAEPPPPAATFASPVVPVMAAPSISDVGAAVPAVTQTPTVERTFTDDVPAEAAPETKQRRFPLRQRVLLTALVPLAVYAVVTSIGSGLNTRQVTNQISRDAAAALAASVGTSVNIDDVNQLDTQLRALLQQPSVGFIAVNTPDGLQFFRSKNEDADFLLGEKVNQFIEVNPGESTYTYNDRPADRYKLQLQQLKDSGVDTGDAAKLLEQRINAPENQRVMTTHYEVQNIGVYERDGSRVAGSAKPAPGQTPLFTVAVGVITNEVVNATSRALWLNILAVAIMGALAVLLAVFTARRIVQPIEELVQAADKISLGQLDTPVKVGRNDEIGDLARALERMRLSLESAMERLRQRRRRA; the protein is encoded by the coding sequence ATGAAATACACTGTCGTACTGGCCAGAAGCGTTCCGATCGACTTGCGCGTCGAGCTCGCCGATCGCCTCACCAATCAATTCGGCCTGCCCGCCGAGCAATCACAAAAGCTCGTCTCGCGCAAGGCGGGCCGTTTGCTCAAGCCCACCACGAAAGGGCGCGCCGAGAAGCTTCTCGGCGTGTACCAAGCGCTCAACTTGCCCGTGACGCTCGAAGAGGTCGCCGACGACGACGTGACGTCCACAGCCGCCACGTCCTTCCCGACGATGCCCGCGCCGAGCGCCCCCTCCGCGTCCATCGCCTCGGCGAGCAGCGCGGCCGTGTTCGCTCCCGCCGCGTCCGCCGTCGTCGCGGAGCCCGTGACCACGGCGGACGTCATGCCGCCCGCCGCGATCGCCCTCGCCGAACCGCCCCCACCTGCGGCGACCTTCGCGTCGCCCGTCGTGCCGGTCATGGCCGCCCCGAGCATTTCCGACGTGGGCGCCGCCGTGCCCGCCGTGACGCAAACCCCGACCGTCGAACGCACCTTCACCGACGACGTTCCCGCCGAAGCCGCGCCCGAGACGAAGCAGCGCCGCTTCCCGCTGCGTCAGCGCGTGCTGCTCACGGCGCTGGTGCCGCTCGCCGTCTACGCGGTCGTCACGTCGATCGGCTCGGGCCTCAACACCCGACAAGTGACCAACCAGATTTCGCGTGACGCGGCCGCCGCCCTCGCGGCGTCCGTCGGAACGAGCGTGAACATCGATGACGTCAACCAGCTCGACACGCAGCTGCGCGCCTTGCTGCAGCAGCCATCGGTGGGCTTCATCGCCGTGAACACGCCCGACGGCCTGCAGTTCTTCCGCTCGAAGAACGAGGACGCCGACTTCCTCCTCGGCGAGAAGGTCAACCAGTTCATCGAAGTCAACCCGGGCGAAAGCACCTACACGTACAACGACCGACCCGCCGACCGCTACAAGCTGCAACTGCAACAGCTCAAGGACAGCGGTGTGGACACCGGCGACGCCGCCAAGTTGCTGGAGCAACGCATCAACGCGCCCGAAAATCAGCGCGTCATGACGACGCACTACGAAGTGCAGAACATCGGCGTGTACGAGCGTGACGGCAGCCGCGTCGCGGGCAGCGCGAAACCGGCGCCCGGCCAGACGCCGCTCTTCACGGTCGCCGTGGGCGTCATCACCAACGAAGTCGTGAACGCCACGAGTCGCGCTTTGTGGCTCAACATCCTCGCGGTCGCGATCATGGGCGCGCTCGCCGTGCTGCTCGCCGTGTTCACCGCTCGCCGCATCGTCCAGCCGATCGAGGAACTCGTGCAGGCCGCCGACAAGATCAGCCTCGGCCAGCTCGACACGCCCGTGAAGGTCGGGCGCAACGACGAGATCGGCGACCTCGCGCGCGCCTTGGAGCGCATGCGCCTTTCGCTGGAATCCGCGATGGAACGTCTGCGCCAACGCCGCCGCCGCGCCTGA
- the trmFO gene encoding methylenetetrahydrofolate--tRNA-(uracil(54)-C(5))-methyltransferase (FADH(2)-oxidizing) TrmFO, protein MAASERAVTVVGAGLAGSEAALSVASAGVRVRLYEMRPLKMTPAHRSDKFAELVCSNSLGGEADTNAKGLLQAEMRSVQSAVMRAADAARLPAGGALAVEREVFSEAVTKAVREHPLIEVVSGEVTEVPSGIVVLATGPLTSDALASDVAKLTGEEHLSFYDAAAPVVAFDSIDMTVAFKAGRYDQSADYINCPMDKEQYTRFHEAIGEARVHTGHDWEKLEFFEGCMPIEEIARRGFDTPRFGPMSPKGLDDPRTGRWPYAVVQLRQEDKEGRMWSLVGFQTGLKWGDQKAVVSLIPGLENAEIVRYGVMHRNTYLNAPKLIESTLQLRAAPRILVAGVLAGTEGYLESAATGWLAGFNAARLARGQEPLTPPAESMLGGLVRYLASANPKNFQPMNTNWALVPDFTVEGRKKLGKREKRPLMYARGLQAFEGWARSVGTSDLVTS, encoded by the coding sequence ATGGCGGCTTCGGAACGAGCAGTGACGGTGGTGGGCGCGGGCCTCGCGGGCAGCGAGGCGGCGTTGAGCGTGGCGAGCGCGGGCGTGCGTGTTCGCCTTTACGAAATGCGTCCTTTGAAGATGACGCCCGCACACCGCAGCGACAAGTTCGCGGAGCTCGTGTGCAGCAATTCCTTGGGCGGCGAAGCGGACACCAACGCGAAAGGCTTGCTGCAAGCGGAGATGCGCAGCGTGCAGTCGGCGGTGATGCGCGCGGCGGACGCGGCGAGGCTTCCGGCGGGCGGCGCGCTGGCGGTGGAGCGCGAGGTGTTCAGCGAAGCCGTGACGAAGGCGGTGCGCGAGCATCCCCTGATCGAAGTCGTGAGCGGCGAGGTGACGGAAGTGCCGAGCGGCATCGTCGTGCTCGCGACGGGGCCCCTCACGTCCGACGCGCTCGCGTCGGACGTGGCCAAGCTCACGGGCGAGGAGCACTTGAGCTTCTACGACGCGGCGGCGCCCGTCGTGGCGTTCGACTCGATCGACATGACGGTCGCCTTCAAGGCGGGCCGCTACGATCAAAGCGCGGATTACATCAACTGCCCGATGGACAAGGAGCAGTACACGCGCTTTCACGAGGCGATCGGCGAGGCGCGGGTTCACACCGGGCACGATTGGGAAAAGCTGGAGTTCTTCGAGGGCTGCATGCCGATCGAGGAGATCGCGCGCCGTGGCTTCGACACCCCGCGCTTCGGTCCCATGAGTCCCAAGGGGCTCGATGATCCGCGCACGGGTCGCTGGCCGTACGCGGTCGTGCAACTTCGCCAAGAAGACAAGGAAGGTCGCATGTGGAGCCTCGTGGGCTTCCAGACGGGGCTGAAGTGGGGCGATCAAAAGGCGGTCGTCTCGCTCATTCCGGGCTTGGAGAACGCCGAGATCGTTCGTTACGGCGTGATGCACCGCAACACGTACCTCAACGCGCCGAAGCTGATCGAATCGACGCTGCAGCTTCGCGCCGCACCGCGCATTCTCGTGGCGGGCGTGCTCGCCGGAACGGAAGGCTACCTGGAAAGCGCGGCGACAGGTTGGCTGGCAGGATTCAACGCCGCTCGCCTCGCGCGAGGCCAAGAACCTCTCACGCCGCCCGCCGAGTCGATGCTGGGCGGCCTCGTGCGCTACCTCGCGTCCGCGAATCCCAAGAACTTCCAGCCGATGAACACGAACTGGGCGCTCGTTCCCGACTTCACGGTGGAAGGCCGCAAGAAGCTCGGCAAGCGCGAGAAGCGTCCGCTGATGTACGCGCGAGGCCTGCAAGCCTTCGAGGGGTGGGCGCGCAGTGTCGGCACGTCCGATCTCGTCACGTCCTGA
- a CDS encoding DUF2171 domain-containing protein — protein sequence MSQKGSDQQGNDQDRRRAAERRFDSDFRRSIQNHMSIRGNDGQEVGTVDRIDGAFLKVTKDEDGNHHWIEDIFVARVDQHVHLTVPAAEMRANWLGGDPNAGGGHEAHEAHERSEVKGERLHKTHEQRNEQQ from the coding sequence ATGTCCCAAAAAGGCAGCGATCAGCAAGGCAACGACCAAGACCGTCGGCGGGCCGCCGAGCGGCGCTTCGACAGCGATTTCCGCCGCTCCATTCAAAATCACATGAGCATTCGAGGAAACGACGGGCAGGAAGTCGGCACGGTCGACCGCATCGACGGCGCGTTTCTGAAGGTGACGAAGGACGAGGACGGCAACCACCACTGGATCGAGGACATCTTCGTGGCGCGCGTGGATCAGCACGTGCACCTCACCGTGCCCGCCGCCGAAATGCGCGCCAATTGGCTTGGCGGCGATCCGAACGCGGGCGGCGGACACGAAGCGCACGAGGCGCACGAACGCAGCGAGGTCAAGGGCGAGCGCCTGCACAAGACGCACGAGCAACGCAACGAACAGCAGTAA
- a CDS encoding ABC transporter ATP-binding protein, translating into MIEVEHLSKHFTVPKRHGGRLGALRTFLSREHDVVRAVSDVSFKVERGEIVGYLGPNGAGKSTTIKMLAGLLVPTSGTLQVNGVVPWRSRRAFVANVGVVFGQRTTLWWDLPVIESLELLGHIYRVPKPRFEENLKTFTELLALDGFLNSPVRSLSLGQRMRADLAAALLHDPELLFLDEPTIGLDVVAKERIREFVAHVNETRGVTVLLTTHDLADVERLARRVMIIDHGQLLFDGKLAALLARFGGERHLVVEFAEPVADPTVEGARLVSSDSVRAVFAFRQDVSAATVIARLSARYGVRDLSVKEPDIEGTIRAIYEGGLLHA; encoded by the coding sequence ATGATCGAAGTCGAACATCTCAGCAAGCACTTCACGGTGCCCAAACGTCACGGTGGACGCCTCGGCGCCTTACGAACCTTCCTGTCGAGAGAACACGACGTCGTGCGCGCCGTGTCCGACGTGTCGTTCAAGGTGGAGCGCGGCGAGATCGTCGGGTACCTCGGTCCGAACGGGGCCGGGAAGAGCACCACCATCAAAATGCTCGCGGGCCTGCTCGTGCCGACGTCGGGCACGTTGCAGGTGAACGGCGTCGTGCCGTGGCGCAGTCGGCGCGCCTTCGTCGCGAACGTCGGCGTCGTCTTCGGGCAGCGGACGACCTTGTGGTGGGACTTGCCCGTCATCGAGTCGCTCGAGTTGCTCGGACACATCTACCGCGTTCCGAAGCCGCGCTTCGAGGAGAACTTGAAGACGTTCACGGAGCTGCTGGCCCTCGACGGCTTCCTGAATTCGCCCGTGCGCTCCTTGTCGCTCGGGCAGCGCATGCGCGCCGATCTCGCCGCCGCCTTGCTGCACGACCCGGAGTTGCTGTTTCTCGACGAGCCCACCATCGGACTGGACGTCGTCGCGAAAGAGCGTATTCGCGAGTTCGTCGCGCACGTGAACGAAACGCGCGGCGTGACCGTCTTGCTGACGACGCACGACCTCGCCGACGTCGAACGCCTCGCGCGGCGCGTGATGATCATCGACCACGGCCAGTTGCTGTTCGATGGAAAGCTCGCGGCGCTCCTCGCGCGTTTCGGCGGCGAGCGGCACCTCGTCGTGGAATTCGCCGAGCCTGTCGCTGATCCGACGGTGGAAGGCGCGCGGCTCGTGTCGAGCGATTCCGTGCGCGCCGTGTTCGCCTTTCGTCAGGACGTGAGCGCCGCGACCGTCATCGCTCGCCTCTCGGCGCGCTACGGGGTGCGTGACCTCAGCGTGAAGGAACCTGACATCGAAGGCACCATTCGCGCGATCTACGAGGGTGGATTGCTGCACGCGTGA
- a CDS encoding class I SAM-dependent rRNA methyltransferase, with the protein MTSRADLVSFLRRLQARRDFLPSEGTTFYRAAHLTETGGTFTLERAGEVGVLSLYSEFSPSAETTLAAACAEGLGLTAVYVKRRPQEAAKVANSERDALSPSEPIWGEALEEVTALEEGVPFLIRPGADLSIGLFSDMRPTRAWLASHAAGRVLNTFAYTCGFGVAAKLGDADGVKNVDASRKVLAWGQENYALSGLDAPDEDFIFGDVFDWLSRFAKREQLFDTVILDPPSFARNEGRVWRSERDYGELVTLARRVVSPGGRIVACTNHAGVSERDFERTVRQALGEAVLEARFGAGVDYPNAAHLKVLVFEVTAADAKAR; encoded by the coding sequence GTGACGTCTCGCGCCGATCTCGTTTCGTTTCTGCGCCGCTTGCAAGCGCGGCGCGACTTCCTGCCAAGTGAAGGCACGACCTTCTACCGCGCCGCGCACCTCACGGAAACGGGAGGGACCTTCACGCTCGAGCGTGCCGGGGAAGTCGGCGTGCTGAGCCTCTACAGCGAGTTCTCGCCGAGCGCCGAGACGACGCTGGCGGCGGCGTGCGCAGAGGGGCTCGGCCTCACGGCGGTCTACGTGAAGCGCCGTCCGCAGGAGGCGGCGAAGGTGGCGAACTCCGAGCGTGACGCGCTCTCCCCTTCCGAGCCGATTTGGGGCGAGGCGCTGGAGGAGGTGACGGCGCTGGAGGAAGGCGTGCCCTTCCTGATTCGACCGGGCGCGGACCTGTCAATCGGCTTGTTCTCCGACATGCGGCCGACTCGCGCTTGGCTGGCGAGTCACGCGGCGGGCCGAGTGCTGAACACCTTCGCGTACACCTGCGGCTTCGGCGTCGCGGCGAAGCTCGGGGACGCGGACGGCGTGAAGAACGTCGACGCGTCGCGCAAAGTCCTCGCGTGGGGTCAGGAGAATTACGCCTTGTCGGGCTTGGACGCGCCCGACGAGGACTTCATCTTCGGAGACGTGTTCGACTGGCTGAGCCGCTTCGCCAAGCGCGAGCAACTGTTCGACACCGTGATCCTCGATCCGCCGAGCTTCGCGCGAAACGAGGGCCGCGTGTGGCGGTCCGAACGCGATTACGGCGAGCTCGTGACGCTCGCGCGCCGCGTCGTCTCGCCCGGAGGGCGAATCGTGGCGTGCACGAATCACGCGGGCGTGAGCGAGCGCGATTTCGAGCGAACCGTGCGCCAGGCACTCGGCGAAGCGGTGTTGGAAGCGCGGTTCGGAGCGGGCGTGGACTATCCGAACGCGGCGCATCTCAAGGTGCTGGTGTTCGAAGTCACCGCCGCCGACGCCAAGGCGCGTTAA
- a CDS encoding CPBP family intramembrane glutamic endopeptidase: MTAPSSSEAPAAPSALTPLTANRAILTYVVGAFGGQLLVGALLPSRIGLALLTGGVLSLVLFTLLFRPALREFTATPRWRTAPDVLTALGAFGLGFVASRGLAVFMQAVLPGSSEALQNYNLQFSSSGPDLWLLLFAGGLFIPFVEELVFRGFGLAGYEKYRGVLSGALLTSLLFALVHGVPAQAIAVFPLGLVIARAVQFTRSFWTGVIIHALNNSLSLGAAALLLGNETFSDLLQGGAASNVRIGLGAGFAGLLIGGLALFGAFSWLRVRGVPALQRGPVWSASLVVPILLFVLAAIGTGLGDLLRPLLPTS, from the coding sequence ATGACCGCGCCTTCCTCTTCCGAAGCGCCCGCCGCGCCGTCGGCCCTCACGCCTCTGACCGCGAATCGCGCGATCCTCACGTACGTCGTCGGCGCGTTCGGCGGGCAGTTGCTCGTCGGGGCCTTGCTGCCGAGTCGCATCGGCCTCGCGCTGCTCACGGGCGGCGTGCTGTCGCTCGTGCTGTTCACGCTGCTGTTCCGACCCGCGCTGCGTGAATTCACGGCCACGCCTCGTTGGCGCACCGCGCCCGACGTTCTCACGGCCCTCGGCGCGTTCGGCCTCGGCTTCGTCGCGTCACGCGGCCTCGCCGTGTTCATGCAGGCGGTTCTGCCCGGCAGCAGCGAGGCTCTGCAAAACTACAACTTGCAGTTTTCCTCGTCGGGGCCCGACTTGTGGTTGCTGCTCTTCGCGGGCGGTCTGTTCATTCCTTTCGTGGAGGAGCTCGTCTTTCGCGGATTCGGTCTCGCGGGCTACGAGAAGTACCGGGGCGTGTTGAGCGGCGCGCTGCTCACGAGCCTGCTGTTCGCGCTCGTACACGGCGTGCCCGCCCAAGCGATCGCGGTGTTTCCCCTGGGCCTCGTCATCGCGCGGGCCGTGCAGTTCACGCGGTCGTTCTGGACGGGCGTGATCATCCACGCCCTCAACAACTCCCTGTCGCTTGGCGCGGCGGCCTTGCTGCTCGGCAACGAGACGTTCAGCGACTTGTTGCAAGGCGGCGCGGCCTCGAACGTCCGCATCGGCTTGGGAGCGGGCTTCGCCGGGCTGCTGATCGGCGGCTTGGCCCTCTTCGGCGCGTTCTCGTGGCTGAGGGTGCGTGGCGTTCCTGCCTTGCAGCGCGGCCCCGTGTGGTCGGCGAGTCTTGTCGTGCCGATCCTGCTGTTCGTTCTGGCCGCCATCGGAACGGGCCTTGGCGACCTCCTGCGTCCCTTGCTGCCGACGTCATGA
- a CDS encoding peptide ABC transporter substrate-binding protein produces the protein MKNSIRLALTMTATLALAACGGGNNAANRALVVGSSQEPPSLNWFTESSSVTSEIGAYLIRGLVYVDDEGRPQPDLAVEVPSEANGRVQITRENGRPTRLTVRWTLREGLKWSDGTPITTDDVVTSHRIYLDERLPVPTREGVPRSIEKVDDRTFVETYEPPYLYYSLGNTYPILNAKQWRPVYDRAVQAAQDAGEDGAATAFTEAFQNNILVNARGAKDLVTSGPFKLTDWKAGQNLTLTRNDNYWQKPTVARPAQKVTYLFYADNNTLVTNIASNRVDAVSSAGLASNPDTLRSLERAKNNYVVDSVPQANWEHIDINKFSNVASVKALGLDDKRTRQALTYAINRRAIVDQVLQGLGRISNVYINSESPFYLKEADDAYPYDPDKARALLKELGWTPGADGVLTRGGQRFDFELVTTAGNRLRERVEQFVQRDLKAVGINVRINNAPADVVFDPGYFSNAVAGKWKGGFMFTWNSQPLALDASLFAIDDPTTSVKDDYIPTSANGYAGQNIGGWRNQRFQDLWIQARSEFDENRRRDAYQQMQRILLDEVPAIPLYESRAILVHKKDLLNYNFNSFTRTAGWNAWDIGWDD, from the coding sequence ATGAAGAACAGCATTCGACTCGCCCTCACCATGACGGCGACCCTCGCCCTCGCCGCGTGCGGCGGCGGCAACAACGCGGCGAACCGCGCGCTCGTCGTCGGCTCGTCACAAGAACCGCCCAGCCTCAACTGGTTCACGGAAAGCTCGTCCGTCACCTCGGAAATCGGCGCTTACCTCATTCGCGGTCTCGTGTACGTCGACGACGAAGGTCGGCCGCAACCGGACCTCGCCGTCGAAGTGCCCAGCGAAGCGAACGGCCGCGTGCAGATCACGCGCGAGAACGGCCGTCCCACGCGCCTCACCGTTCGGTGGACGCTGCGCGAAGGCTTGAAGTGGAGCGACGGCACGCCCATCACCACGGACGACGTCGTCACGTCCCACCGCATCTACCTCGACGAGCGCCTGCCCGTTCCCACGCGTGAAGGCGTGCCCAGGAGCATCGAGAAGGTCGACGACCGCACCTTCGTCGAGACGTACGAACCGCCGTACCTCTACTACAGCCTCGGCAACACCTACCCGATTCTCAACGCCAAGCAGTGGCGACCCGTGTACGACCGCGCCGTGCAAGCCGCTCAGGACGCGGGCGAGGACGGAGCCGCCACCGCCTTCACCGAGGCCTTCCAGAACAACATCCTCGTGAACGCGCGCGGCGCGAAGGACCTCGTCACGAGCGGGCCCTTCAAGCTCACCGACTGGAAGGCGGGCCAGAACCTCACGTTGACGCGCAACGACAACTACTGGCAAAAGCCGACCGTGGCGCGTCCCGCGCAAAAGGTCACGTACCTCTTTTACGCCGACAACAACACCCTCGTCACGAATATCGCCTCGAACCGCGTGGACGCCGTGTCCTCGGCGGGCCTCGCCAGCAATCCCGACACGTTGCGGTCGCTGGAGCGCGCGAAGAACAATTACGTCGTCGACAGCGTTCCCCAAGCGAACTGGGAGCACATCGACATCAACAAGTTCTCCAACGTCGCGTCCGTGAAGGCGCTCGGGCTGGACGACAAGCGCACGCGTCAAGCCCTGACGTACGCCATCAACCGCCGCGCGATCGTCGATCAAGTGCTGCAAGGCCTCGGCCGCATCAGCAACGTCTACATCAACTCCGAAAGCCCCTTCTACCTCAAAGAAGCCGACGACGCCTACCCGTACGATCCCGACAAGGCCCGCGCCCTGCTCAAGGAACTCGGTTGGACGCCCGGCGCGGACGGCGTTCTCACGCGAGGCGGTCAACGCTTCGACTTCGAGCTCGTCACGACGGCGGGCAACCGCTTGCGAGAACGCGTCGAGCAGTTCGTGCAACGCGACCTCAAGGCCGTCGGAATCAACGTGCGCATCAACAACGCGCCCGCCGACGTCGTCTTCGACCCCGGCTACTTCTCGAACGCGGTCGCCGGCAAGTGGAAGGGCGGCTTCATGTTCACCTGGAACTCGCAGCCGCTCGCGCTCGACGCGTCCCTCTTCGCCATCGACGATCCCACCACGTCCGTCAAGGACGACTACATTCCCACGAGCGCCAACGGATACGCGGGGCAGAATATCGGCGGATGGCGAAACCAACGCTTCCAAGACTTGTGGATTCAAGCCAGAAGCGAATTCGACGAGAACCGCCGCCGCGACGCTTACCAGCAGATGCAGCGCATCCTCCTCGACGAGGTGCCCGCCATTCCCCTGTACGAATCGCGCGCCATCCTCGTGCACAAGAAGGACCTCTTGAACTACAACTTCAACTCCTTCACGCGCACGGCGGGCTGGAACGCCTGGGACATCGGCTGGGACGACTGA